The following is a genomic window from Zalophus californianus isolate mZalCal1 chromosome 10, mZalCal1.pri.v2, whole genome shotgun sequence.
ctgctggctGAACTTccactgcccaccccctcccctggaaAGAATAAAGCTCTGACTGCTCAGAACACTGCACGACCTGTTTTGCCCTTACCTCCCATGGATACCCCACAGGTACTGCCCCACTGATGCCATGCCCAAGCAGGCGGGAACTACCTTTGTCCTTGCTCTCAACTCCAGCCCCTACAGACACAACCGAGCACCTTTTCCCTTGGCAAAATCCGTTTACTCCCACCCAGCTGAATATAGGGTCTTTTTCCCTGGGAGATTCCAGCCCATTCTGGATGCCCTGTCCTTGACTCAAAGGCGGGTCCAGTCTGAGGTCAGCATTGACCTCTCCAAGGAGGTCTCTGCTGGGCCAGCTCCTACAGCATGCCTTGTCCTTTCACCTTCTAAGCCATGTAAGGTATCACTAGTTCATGACTACCTGGGCTATAAGCTGTCTCTATCCTCCCTAGGAGCTCATGATTTAAAGtcaggtgaggggcgcctgggtggctcagtcgtgaagcgtctgccttcggctcaggtcatgatcccagggtcctgggatagagccctgcatcgggcgccctgctcagcaggaagcctgcttctccctctcccactccctctgcttgtgtttcctctctcgctgtgtctctctctgtcaaataaataaataaaatcttaaaaaaaaaaagtcaggtgaGGCACCCGCGTGGTACAGCCCATTCTGGAAAGTGACAAGGAGACAAGCCCCCATCACTACCAGGGTCTTTTACGGGCCCCAAATCCCTACCGCTTCAGGCCTGGAGCAGGCCTCTGCTCATTCACTCACAGTTTGTTTTCATCATTCTAATAATTCATAATGACCACCCTCAGAAACCTGCCTCAGGTCCTTCTCTCCCGCAGTAACACCAACTGTCCATTTTTCTGTCCCCTACCCAAACCCACAAGCCTTATGCCTGCTCTTGAGGGAGTGGTACTGGGGAAGTGGTCTGATCAGTGGGGAGCTCTCAACCAGTGCGGCCAGGACGTTGAAAGGAGGATGCAGAAAACCTCGGTGTTCACGCGGGGTATTTGGGGTGCCTGAAGAGCGAAGGGCGGAAAGTGGAAATGAGAACAGACTGTGTGAGGTTAATCTCAGCACGCCCAAACCCCATACCAGTCTCCGAGGCCCGAAGCGGCTCCCTTCGGCGCCATCTGGCGGCCGTCGCGCGCGAGCGGAGAGTGGACGCAGCGCGGGTCCCCGGGCCTGCGGGGGCCGGTTCCCGCGGGGCGTATGGGCTGGGGAGCGCCCAGCTTGGAGAGCCGGGACCGCGCGGCCCGGGGCGGGGAACGTCTCTGGATTTGGACGGACTCCATGAACCCCACCAGGCCCCGAGAAGACCCGGGGACGCCGGCCCCCAACCACCGTACACCCGGGGCCGCAGGCCAGGTCGCTGCGGGGCGCTGGGCGCCCGAGTCAACGTGCGCGCGCCCGCACGCCCCACGCACGCCCCACGCAGCATCCCGCACCGCcgcgtgcgcgcacgcacaccCCGACGCTTGCCCGCGCCGGCCGGTCTCACACGCAGCGAGCGGGCCGTGGGCGCCGGAGCCCACTGTTCGGGCGTGGAAGGCCTTTCCGAGGGGCGCGCTCCTGCGGCCACACCGATGCACGCTTTTTGCACCCTCACCTCGGGCGTGGGGACGCGGCCGCACTGTTCCTATGGGTGATCCCCTGGAGCGGGGGGTCGTGGGGGCCCGTGCGGCCCAGGCCCCTCAGAGCAGCCTGGGGGCTGCCGGGCCAGGCCGCTCCCACCTGCCGGCCGCGGCGGCCAATGAAAGCCTGGTCTGGTGATGTCATGCCCCGACCGGACCCTGGTGACGAAAGTCCCAGGTCACCCGTCAGGGAACCAGTGCAAACCCACCCGCGGGGGTTCCGGAAGTTTCCACTGCGGCAGCGGAGTGCGGCCTCGCCCCGCAGCCTTGCGCGTGCCACCACGTTTTGCCTTCTGGGGTGTCCCCGAGTCACCTCTCCCTTGCCCCGGGGGTCTTCTTCCGTGGGCCCCCCCTTCATTTCCACTCGTGATCTCATGTTCTCACCTTCATTCCCACAGGTGTGCCCTCATCCCCCAGGAGTGTCCCACGTCACCTTTTCTCCGCCAGTACCACCCGGACCCCTAACGGGGTCCACAGCCACACTTTCACGTGCCAGTCCTCCCATGCCACCCCTGCTGTGTCCTGGCCAAGGATGTTCATTTATTCGGCCCCCAGTCCTGACTGAGGCTGTCAGTGTGTCCGAGTGTGTGTCCGTCCGTCTGTGAATGTCGGTCACCGTTTGTCTGGAGCTGTCACTGCCTGCGACTGTCCGTCTGCGTCTGTCTCCGCGGCTTCTGTCTGTCACTGTGGATGTCTGCCTGCTCCGCCGCTGCGGGTCTTTCGGTCGTGTCACCATGTGTCTGTCCGTCTGTCGGCGTCTGTCACTGGAGTCCGTCCGGGCCCCGGGGGTCTCTGGGTCTCGGCTccgagggaggaagagggaggggaggtggcagccgggggaggcggggaggggcgggggcggagacagtgggcgggggcgggggcgggcgggggcgccgTGCGGCCCGGAGGGGGTGTGTGCGGGGGGCCGGAGGCGGCGGCTGTCAGAGTCGGCTCAGCCTGCGCCGGGGAACATCGGCCGCCTCCAGCTCCCGGtgcggcccggcccggcccggctcGGCCGCCTCAGGTGAGTCTCCCGCCCCGGCCGGGACCCTCCCCCGGCCCGCGGCCCATTCCGCGTCCGGGAAAATGTGCGCTCCCGGAGGGATCCGGGCCCCCAAACGGGACGCCCACCGCGCCCCCGGGCCTGCCCAGCgacgccccccgccgccccacacTCATCCTTAACTCTTCCCTCGCCGCCGCATACTTACTGTCGTCCGCGCGGGAGCCGGCACCCCGCAGGGCCGGCCGCCTCCTCTGTTCTCGAATTCCTGTGGGGACCCCCGAACGCCCCTTCCCCCGCCTGCCCCCAAGTGTGGGGCCACTGGAAGACGCCCCCTGCTTGGGGCGGAACCCGAGCTGCGCAGGTTGCTGGCGCCGGGctgactcccccctccccccagatccCGCAATCCCGGCGCCCCTGCGTAGCGCCCAGCCGAAGCCCCCTCCGAGGCCCAGGCGTCCCCCTCCCACGGGGACTCCGTCTCTATTTTGGGGAAAGGGGAGGCTCAGCGGAAGCCCCGAGTTATAATTAGCCCCACTCGGGTTTCCTAGTTAATCCcccgcaccaccaccaccaccccaacctCAGGGCGGCGGGGGTTGGCTGGGTGAGAGGTGACCGCCGCGGGAGGGGGGAGTTCCGACCCGGGGAATTTTGATCCCTTGGCTGGAGATGCCGGAACCACAGCAGCTGCTGCCCCAAAATAGCGCCCTCGCCCCTGCAGCCGGGGATCTCCGGAGCTCCAAGAACACAGGCGTCCCGGTTCGCCCTTCAGACCCCTCCGCAATGCCCGCGAGCCTCCAGACCCCCGCCCCAAGTTCCCGGCTCCCGGACTCGGGGCGGGGAGTGCCGTCCTTTTCTCGGTCTCTACTGCCCCCCACTGGCGGCAGCGTTCCCCGCAGCATCGGACGGATGGGGGACTCGAGTCCTGGGGGACCCGGGCTGGCGAGCCTGATCTCTGAGGCTAGGCGAGGCGAGTGCGCAGCTGACCGGCACCCGCGGGTACCAGCGCCCCGTGCCAGACAGTGGAcgaggaggggcagggtggggcagggtgtgGAGTAAGCAGGATTTGGGGTGCCCCGAGACCTGTAGCTCCCACAACCCTTGAACGCCCAACCCACCGCCCCAGGGCCCCCGACCCTGGCCAACTCAGGACAGGCTGCGCCTTCACGCCACCCCAAGCTTCCCCAGGGGCGCCTCCCGTCAGTGAGGGCCCCGCCCCTGTCGGATGGCCTGTGTGTGGATTGCGGCCTCTGGTGCGGGTGCCCGCACTGCTCGGGCTGGGCCCAACCCAGTACACCCAGCtaggggaaggaggtgagggtGCTGGGCGCtctgtggggcaggggaagggattGCCTGGCAGGCCTCATCTCTGTTCCTTCCGTCCGTCTGTCTGGGTGTTGTGTAGTGTGCCTGATCTCTGTCCCCTCTTGCTTCTCCCTGTCTGCCTGTGTCCTTGTCTgtgcctgtctccctccctccatttctctcctctctaCCAACCTGCCCCACCTCCTCTGCAGCTCAGTGATAACCCCTGGGCAAGAGTGTTACCTAATCTCCTCCCTCCTGGCAGCCTCAGGCCTTCaccctctgcctttctttctcccaGCAGACGCCTGCCTGCCCTGGCAGTCATGAGGCCCCCCTGGTGTCCCCTGCACACGCCCTCCCTGGCTTCCCCaatccttctcctcttcctcttcctcctgggaggaggggcagaggctgaggacCCAGAGCTGCTGGTGACTGTGCGTGGGGGCCGGCTGCGGGGCATTCGCCTAATGGCCCCTGGGGGCCCTGTCTCCGCTTTCCTGGGCATCCCCTTCGCAGAGCCACCTGTGGGCCCCCGTCGCTTTCTGCCACCGGAGCCCAAGCGGCCCTGGCCAGGGGTGCTGGACGCCACAGCCTTCCAAAGTGTCTGCTACCAATATGTGGACACCTTGTACCCCGGCTTTGAGGGCACCGAGATGTGGAACCCGAACCGAGAGCTGAGTGAGGACTGCCTCTACCTCAATGTGTGGACACCATACCCCCGGCCTGCGTCCCCCACCCCTGTCCTCGTCTGGATCTACGGGGGTGGCTTCTACAGTGGGGCCTCCTCCCTGGACGTGTATGACGGCCGCTTCCTGGCCCAGGCTGAGGGGACCGTGCTGGTGTCCATGAACTACCGGGTAGGAGCCTTTGGCTTCTTGGCCCTGCCAGGGAGCCGGGAGGCCCCAGGCAACGTGGGTCTACTGGATCAGAGGCTGGCACTACAGTGGGTGCAGGAGAATGTGGCAACCTTTGGGGGCGACCCAATGTCAGTGACTCTGTTTGGGGAAAGTGCCGGTGCTGCCTCAGTGGGCATGCACCTGCTGTCCCCCCCCAGCCGGGGCCTGTTCCACAGGGCTGTGCTGCAGAGCGGCGCACCCAACGGCCCCTGGGCCACAGTGGGTGTGGGAGAGGCCCGCCGCAGGGCCACACTGCTGGCCCGCCTCATAGGCTGTCCCCCGGGGGGTGCTGGTGGCAATGACACAGAGCTGGTCGCCTGCCTGAGGACACGGCCAGCTCAGGACCTGGTGGACCATGAGTGGCATGTGCTGCCTCAGGAAAGTGTCTTCCGCTTCTCTTTTGTGCCTGTGGTGGATGGAGACTTCCTCAGTGACACACCCGAGGCCCTCATCAATGCCGGAGACTTCCACGGTCTGCAGGTGACTAGTGGCTAGAAGGGGTGGAGCTGGTTCCTCTAGGCCTGTTCTcctgcccgccccaccccccacccccggggacCCAGGCATGAAGGCTCCTCAAGATCCAACTCCCAAAGGCCTGGGCTTCTGGCCCCAgggctgccccctcctccctgagaGCTCAGATCCCAGGGTGGTcagtggggcagagagaaaaggaaacatgggtacattttctctttctctctgtcccttccccaacCTCATACTCTCTTCCTCCATGGTTCTGGGGTCTATAACTATTGATCTCTCTGgctctttgttcatctgtttctgtctgcctgtctgtctgtacccccccatccctccatcctgtCCCCCCAGGTGCTGGTGGGTGTGGTGAAGGATGAGGGCTCCTATTTTCTGGTTTACGGGGCCCCAGGCTTCAGCAAAGACAACGAATCTCTCATCAGCCGGGCCCAGTTCTTGGCCGGGGTGCGGGTCGGGGTCCCCCAGGCGAGTGACCTAGCTGCCGAGGCTGTGGTCCTGCATTACACAGACTG
Proteins encoded in this region:
- the ACHE gene encoding acetylcholinesterase codes for the protein MRPPWCPLHTPSLASPILLLFLFLLGGGAEAEDPELLVTVRGGRLRGIRLMAPGGPVSAFLGIPFAEPPVGPRRFLPPEPKRPWPGVLDATAFQSVCYQYVDTLYPGFEGTEMWNPNRELSEDCLYLNVWTPYPRPASPTPVLVWIYGGGFYSGASSLDVYDGRFLAQAEGTVLVSMNYRVGAFGFLALPGSREAPGNVGLLDQRLALQWVQENVATFGGDPMSVTLFGESAGAASVGMHLLSPPSRGLFHRAVLQSGAPNGPWATVGVGEARRRATLLARLIGCPPGGAGGNDTELVACLRTRPAQDLVDHEWHVLPQESVFRFSFVPVVDGDFLSDTPEALINAGDFHGLQVLVGVVKDEGSYFLVYGAPGFSKDNESLISRAQFLAGVRVGVPQASDLAAEAVVLHYTDWLHPEDPARLREAMSDVVGDHNVVCPVAQLAGRLAAQGARVYAYIFEHRASTLSWPLWMGVPHGYEIEFIFGLPLEPSLNYTAEERTFAQRLMRYWANFARTGDPNDPRDPKVPQWPPYTAGAQQYVSLNLRPLEVRRGLRAQACAFWNRFLPKLLSATDTLDEAERQWKAEFHRWSSYMVHWKNQFDHYSKQDRCSDL